A section of the Humulus lupulus chromosome 2, drHumLupu1.1, whole genome shotgun sequence genome encodes:
- the LOC133817344 gene encoding uncharacterized protein LOC133817344 encodes MAPNRENLMGSSSREQENLTSKPLPPPKLSMESLQRTMSDISLELMMTKELAAINNEGDGGDHGHKDLPAISEDEELAKCECCGMAEECTADYISRLRRKFSGKLVCGICAEAVNEEMEKKGVTREEALKEHMSACSRFNKLGRTHPLLYQAEAFKQILKKSSSGRAKSLSPRDYKGTTTGQRKSAGVLSRSSSCIPTIVRNDID; translated from the coding sequence ATGGCTCCCAACAGAGAAAACCTAATGGGCTCATCCTCAAGAGAACAAGAAAACTTGACAAGTAAGCCACTGCCGCCTCCAAAACTCTCAATGGAAAGTCTTCAAAGAACAATGTCTGACATCTCACTCGAGCTAATGATGACCAAGGAATTAGCCGCCATTAACAATGAAGGCGATGGTGGTGATCACGGTCATAAGGACCTTCCGGCCATATCGGAGGATGAGGAGCTGGCCAAATGCGAATGCTGTGGCATGGCCGAGGAGTGCACGGCCGACTACATAAGCCGCCTACGCCGCAAGTTCTCGGGCAAGCTAGTGTGTGGGATCTGCGCCGAGGCGGTGAACGAAGAGATGGAGAAGAAAGGAGTGACGCGAGAAGAGGCGCTGAAAGAGCACATGAGCGCTTGTTCCAGGTTCAACAAGCTTGGCAGGACTCATCCTCTTCTCTACCAAGCCGAGGCTTTCAAACAAATCTTAAAGAAGAGTTCGAGTGGTAGGGCTAAGTCTCTGAGTCCTAGGGATTATAAGGGGACTACTACTGGTCAAAGGAAGAGTGCTGGAGTTCTTTCTAGGAGCTCCAGTTGTATTCCTACAATAGTTAGGAACGACATagattaa